Proteins found in one Triticum aestivum cultivar Chinese Spring chromosome 4D, IWGSC CS RefSeq v2.1, whole genome shotgun sequence genomic segment:
- the LOC123095711 gene encoding uncharacterized tRNA/rRNA methyltransferase YsgA — MLLARVPPPSPSAFNSPTISVRAFHRRRLAAPGAAATAASKSPSLRVGQKRKQVASVANPLVKHCVKLRDSAAYRRSCRRLVLVGLAPILEICRLGLAAIDCLLLLDGAEVPGELHELSGGNVVYVSATVMKKISGMQSVDSTEAIAVMHMPKHFCDLGDDEGGAGLDASFQSPKRILVLDGIQDPGNLGTLIRSACAFKWDGVFLLPACCDPFNEKALRAARGASLQLPIVSGNWCDLHDLVTRYGMKMLAGHPESSSDGSERTHTLSNELADSLMSESLCLVLGSEGNGLSEETVQACDLVSIPMEGIFESLNVSVAGGIFLFMLQPKQQTYSRILTP, encoded by the exons ATGCTACTGGCGCGCgtcccgccgccatcgccgtcggcgTTCAACTCCCCGACGATCTCGGTGCGCGCCTTccaccgtcgccgcctcgccgctcccggTGCCGCCGCGACGGCCGCGTCCAAGTCGCCTTCTCTCCGGGTCGGGCAAAAGCGCAAGCAGGTGGCGAGCGTGGCGAACCCCCTGGTGAAGCACTGCGTGAAGCTCCGGGACTCCGCCGCCTACCGAAGATCCTGCCGCCGGCTCGTCCTCGTCGGCCTCGCCCCCATCCT GGAGATCTGCAGGCTTGGGCTCGCCGCCATTGATTGCTTGCTCCTCTTGGACGGTGCAGAGGTCCCGGGTGAACTGCATGAGCTCTCTGGTGGCAATGTTGTGTATGTCAGCGCCACTGTGATGAAGAAGATCTCCGGGATGCAGTCAGTTGATTCAACCGAGGCGATTGCTGTCATGCACATGCCCAAGCATTTCTGTGACCTCGGTGATGATGAGGGTGGAGCTGGTCTTGATGCGTCGTTCCAGTCTCCAAAGAGGATCCTAGTCCTTGATGGGATTCAG GATCCGGGTAACCTTGGAACGTTGATAAGGTCAGCTTGTGCGTTCAAATGG GATGGGGTATTTCTTCTTCCGGCTTGCTGTGATCCTTTCAATGAAAAGGCTCTTCGTGCAGCTCGTGGAGCCTCTTTGCAGCTTCCAATTGTCTCTGGCAACTGGTGTGATCTGCATGATTTGGTAACTAGATATGGCATGAAGATGTTAGCAGGCCATCCAGAAAGTAGCAGTGATGGATCTGAAAGAACCCACACGCTGTCCAATGAGCTTGCAGATTCACTGATGAGTGAGTCACTATGCTTAGTGTTAGGAAGTGAGGGCAATGGCCTCTCTGAAGAGACCGTCCAAGCTTGTGATCTTGTAAGCATTCCTATGGAAGGTATTTTTGAATCTCTGAATGTTTCTGTTGCTGGGGGTATCTTTTTATTTATGTTACAACCCAAACAGCAAACATATAGCAGAATTTTAACTCCTTAA